From one Bacillus sp. FJAT-42376 genomic stretch:
- a CDS encoding acetoin utilization protein AcuC produces MRDSIFIYSEEYMKYQFNQNHPFNQLRVKLTLDLLKKMGKLDDSMIVPARKASCEELALVHDMKYIQAVQKAGKGQLGEEEALNYGIGTEDTPIFEGMHDASAYLVGGTLKAADEVMSGKAKHALNLGGGLHHGFRGKASGFCIYNDSSVAIKYMQKKYNARVLYVDTDAHHGDGVQWTFYDDPSVCTLSLHETGRYLFPGTGNITERGHGAGYGYSFNIPLDAFTEDESWLDAYKKSFREIIRFFKPDVIFTQNGADAHYYDPLTHLSSSIEIYKEIPKLAHELAHEYCDGRWIAVGGGGYDIWRVVPRAWSMIWLQMQNEIPEGALPKDWLSAWKDQAPVPLPPLWEDPEALYKPIPRKPEIEEKNAHTVFKALQIIQKDERTQNNVNG; encoded by the coding sequence ATGAGGGATTCCATATTCATTTATTCAGAAGAATACATGAAATACCAGTTCAATCAGAATCACCCTTTTAATCAGCTCCGGGTGAAACTGACTTTGGATTTACTGAAAAAAATGGGGAAGCTGGATGACAGCATGATTGTGCCCGCAAGAAAAGCCTCATGTGAAGAGCTTGCGCTTGTACATGATATGAAATATATCCAGGCTGTCCAAAAAGCAGGGAAAGGGCAGCTGGGGGAAGAAGAAGCGCTCAATTATGGCATTGGAACAGAGGACACCCCCATTTTTGAAGGAATGCATGACGCCAGTGCTTATCTTGTGGGTGGTACGCTTAAAGCAGCTGATGAAGTTATGTCAGGAAAAGCGAAGCACGCTTTAAATCTCGGAGGCGGACTGCACCACGGCTTTCGGGGCAAGGCATCCGGCTTTTGCATTTATAATGACAGCTCGGTTGCGATTAAATACATGCAAAAGAAATACAACGCCCGGGTTTTATATGTGGATACAGATGCCCATCATGGAGATGGGGTGCAGTGGACTTTTTATGATGATCCATCTGTTTGCACCCTCTCCCTGCATGAAACGGGACGCTATTTATTTCCCGGCACAGGCAATATTACAGAGCGAGGTCATGGTGCAGGATACGGCTATTCATTTAACATTCCGCTTGATGCATTTACAGAAGATGAATCATGGCTTGATGCCTATAAAAAATCGTTTAGAGAGATTATCCGGTTTTTTAAGCCTGATGTTATTTTCACACAAAATGGAGCAGATGCTCATTACTATGATCCGCTTACTCACCTTTCCTCCTCTATTGAAATTTATAAAGAAATACCGAAGCTTGCCCATGAATTAGCGCATGAATATTGCGATGGCAGATGGATTGCCGTCGGCGGCGGCGGATATGATATTTGGAGAGTTGTCCCAAGAGCATGGTCCATGATTTGGCTGCAAATGCAAAATGAAATTCCAGAAGGAGCTTTGCCAAAGGATTGGCTCTCAGCATGGAAAGACCAGGCTCCTGTCCCGCTGCCTCCGCTTTGGGAAGATCCGGAGGCTCTCTATAAACCGATTCCCCGCAAACCGGAAATCGAAGAAAAAAATGCCCATACGGTGTTTAAAGCATTGCAGATTATTCAAAAGGATGAAAGGACTCAGAACAATGTAAATGGCTAA
- the ccpA gene encoding catabolite control protein A: MSNITIYDVAREANVSMATVSRVVNGNPNVKPTTRKKVLESIERLGYRPNAVARGLASKKTTTVGVIIPDISSIFYAELARGIEDIATMYKYNIILSNSDQNLDKELHLLNTMLGKQVDGILFMSGNVTSAHTEEFKRSPVPIVLAASVDMENETHSVNINYEQGAFDAVTMLAEKGHKRIGYVSGPLEEPTNREKKLAGYKRALNEAGLSFDEELVTEGDYTYDSGIEAFEKLEELADKPTAIFVGTDEMALGVIHAAQDRGYNIPKDVEIIGFDNTRLATMVRPQLTTVVQPTYDIGAVAMRLLTKLMNKETVDEKAVELPHRIEVRQSTK, from the coding sequence ATGAGCAATATCACCATATATGATGTGGCGCGGGAAGCAAATGTTTCGATGGCAACCGTATCACGTGTCGTGAATGGCAATCCAAATGTAAAACCGACAACACGCAAAAAGGTGCTCGAATCGATTGAACGGCTTGGGTATCGTCCAAATGCAGTAGCAAGGGGACTTGCAAGCAAAAAAACAACAACAGTCGGTGTAATTATTCCGGATATCTCCAGTATCTTTTATGCAGAACTTGCAAGAGGAATAGAAGACATCGCCACTATGTACAAATACAACATCATTTTAAGCAACTCTGATCAAAACCTCGACAAGGAACTCCATTTGCTTAATACCATGCTGGGCAAACAGGTAGACGGAATTCTGTTTATGAGCGGAAACGTGACAAGCGCCCACACGGAAGAATTTAAACGTTCCCCTGTTCCCATCGTTCTTGCAGCCTCGGTTGATATGGAGAATGAAACACATTCTGTGAATATTAATTATGAACAGGGTGCTTTTGATGCGGTAACCATGCTTGCAGAAAAAGGACACAAACGCATTGGATATGTATCAGGTCCTTTGGAAGAACCGACAAACCGCGAAAAAAAACTTGCAGGCTATAAACGCGCACTGAATGAAGCCGGCCTTTCTTTTGATGAAGAGCTTGTAACAGAAGGGGATTACACGTACGATTCCGGTATTGAAGCGTTTGAGAAGCTTGAGGAACTGGCAGATAAACCAACGGCTATTTTCGTGGGAACCGATGAGATGGCTTTAGGCGTTATTCATGCTGCTCAGGACAGGGGATACAATATTCCTAAAGATGTGGAAATCATCGGGTTTGATAATACACGTCTGGCTACAATGGTCCGGCCTCAGCTTACAACCGTTGTCCAGCCAACCTATGATATCGGAGCAGTAGCAATGAGACTGCTGACGAAGCTGATGAATAAAGAGACTGTAGATGAAAAGGCGGTTGAGCTTCCACACCGCATTGAAGTGCGCCAGTCCACTAAATAA